A DNA window from Armatimonadota bacterium contains the following coding sequences:
- a CDS encoding LptA/OstA family protein, with the protein MSISGAVLVLRSEGRRQAEVHAGQADVSADGQFTRFRGVRQADLYRDSAPALRLRAGEIVLDRATGDFTVLGDVEVAILRGDAVSSALGTDGVSSTPDSAAPRRSAGSSAGSTPPVETGRLQAERVRYDTRSRVFVAEGHVRLTVGEVEIRADQLRLDQRAQVATAHGQVVVQQPGARLTADSVRYEIRSRTAEAEGHVVLAQGDLVLRAGRMRFDLATRMTQASAGVTVTQKGLEVQAPSLVHDGRTDQVTAEGGVRLSRGGSILTGERLAASLRVLRAEVSGGARLVRPAMPAEGDDPAADTLTREETIITAERIRFRWDAPEAEALGGVEVRQRDRTARAARGYYNEADGRLVLEGEVVVDGLTGDLFLSEGERPADGETRRTMAMPARVACDRLTLFLRSRDMEAEGRVRVTQGARQATGDRARYTHRGRSVVVMGSVHMQDEDGNRLRADRVIIALQEEAFEAFGNVQTEFKVRRGP; encoded by the coding sequence GTGAGCATCAGCGGCGCCGTCCTCGTCCTCAGGAGCGAGGGCCGGCGGCAGGCGGAAGTCCATGCCGGCCAGGCGGACGTGAGCGCCGACGGCCAGTTCACGCGCTTCCGGGGTGTTCGCCAGGCCGATCTCTACCGCGATAGCGCCCCAGCCCTTCGCCTGCGCGCCGGAGAAATCGTGCTCGACCGCGCCACGGGCGACTTCACGGTGCTGGGGGACGTCGAGGTCGCCATCCTCCGGGGGGATGCGGTCTCCTCCGCGCTCGGCACAGACGGCGTATCCTCGACACCCGATTCGGCCGCGCCGCGGCGTTCTGCGGGCTCCTCCGCGGGCAGTACGCCGCCAGTCGAGACCGGTCGCCTTCAGGCCGAGCGGGTGCGGTACGATACTCGTTCCCGGGTTTTCGTTGCCGAAGGACACGTCCGTCTCACTGTCGGCGAGGTGGAGATCCGGGCGGATCAGCTGCGGCTTGACCAGCGGGCCCAGGTGGCGACGGCTCACGGGCAGGTCGTGGTGCAACAACCCGGCGCCCGACTGACCGCCGACAGCGTCCGGTACGAAATCCGCTCCCGGACGGCCGAGGCCGAGGGGCATGTAGTGCTGGCGCAAGGGGATCTGGTGCTGCGCGCGGGTCGCATGCGTTTCGACCTGGCCACGCGCATGACTCAGGCGTCGGCCGGGGTCACGGTGACCCAGAAGGGTCTGGAGGTTCAGGCCCCGTCGCTGGTCCACGACGGCCGGACCGACCAGGTGACGGCAGAAGGCGGGGTGCGTCTGAGTCGGGGCGGGAGCATCCTCACGGGGGAACGGCTGGCTGCTAGCCTGCGCGTCCTGCGTGCGGAGGTCAGCGGGGGGGCCCGTCTGGTCCGGCCGGCGATGCCTGCCGAGGGCGACGATCCAGCTGCGGACACGCTGACCCGCGAGGAGACCATCATTACGGCCGAGCGGATACGCTTTCGCTGGGACGCCCCGGAGGCCGAAGCCCTCGGCGGAGTTGAGGTGCGTCAGCGCGACCGGACGGCCCGCGCAGCCCGCGGCTACTACAACGAAGCGGACGGGCGGCTCGTGCTGGAAGGCGAGGTGGTGGTGGACGGTCTGACCGGAGACCTGTTCCTGTCGGAGGGCGAGCGGCCGGCCGACGGGGAGACGCGCCGGACGATGGCCATGCCGGCCCGCGTGGCGTGCGACCGGCTGACCCTCTTCCTCCGGTCTCGGGACATGGAGGCCGAAGGACGGGTGCGAGTGACCCAGGGCGCCCGGCAGGCGACCGGCGACCGCGCCCGCTACACCCACCGCGGCCGGAGCGTGGTGGTGATGGGGAGCGTGCACATGCAGGACGAGGATGGCAACCGGCTGCGCGCGGACCGCGTCATCATCGCGCTGCAGGAAGAGGCGTTCGAGGCTTTCGGCAACGTGCAGACGGAGTTCAAGGTCCGGCGCGGTCCGTAG